CTCACACTAAATAAGCCAGATTTCACATCATTAATAGGTTCTCAGGCTGCCTTGATCAAGAGTGGTTTGGGTTTTGTTAAAAGTACTTCATGGCACCATAGTGATTTATTAAGGAAAGGTGGCGAAGAAAGTCTGAGAGCTAAATCAGAACATGAACAAAAGACTAGCCAGTTACAAAAGGCAGTGCCATCCCTACAAAATAGAGGACCAACACCCAAGCCTAGTCTTAAAGAGAATAACAATCCTGTAGAATTCAAGACCACTGCATCGGTGTTACCTAATCAAGTATCAGTTATCACAAAACAGACAAGAACTGAAAAGGTTCAGAGTGCCAAATTGGAACACTTGAGGCCACATAGGAACGAGCCTACCTTAGTAACAGAAAATAATGGCAACAAAACTGGTATGTCAACTATAGCAGAATGTGCTGGGGAAGGAGATGATACAACACAAAATATCAGGGAGGTGGCTGCTGTGAAAAGCATTTCACCAGAAGTTTCTGCCTCTAGGAGAAAATTAGATTTCAATTGTGCAGGTGGTTCTTCACCAGTAGAAAATTCTGATTGTTCCACAAATAGCAGAGTATCTTTCTCTTCTGAAAACGTCCTTGTCCAAAACCAAGACATTGTGAGAGAAGCTGCAGTGCAGGGAGATAGGCAAAAGCAAAGGCAGCCTCAGGCCACAGATCTGGACTCCAGTGGGACAGATGGCAGTGAGGTGCCTCCAGCCACAGAAGTGACCATGTCAGGAGGTTTTTCTGTTGAAAAAACCAGCTGTGGAGACACAGGGAGATCTGGTGGTGAGGCCCTGGCTGTTGTAAATGATTCTACTGGCACATCACAAAATGCTAATGGACTTTGGAAGTTGAAATCTACGACTCCCGGTGGTGCTTTGCTTGAATGTTTTGGCACTGCAGACACTACTGTTTCTTCAGCATTTTGCCAAAAAGAAGGAGAGACACAGGATACCTCCCAAAGTAGCCTGCCTGGTACCTTACATTGTTACACAGGCATTCGAGAAGGGGGAGACGACACTGAGGTAGAGGAGAGTGAGGCATTTAGCTGCAGTGAGGGGAGCGAACAGCAAGATGCTCCTGATGACTCGCAGAAAAATTCAGGAGATACAGATGCTGGTGTAGCTGAGGTGAGACCTTCCTTAGAGGTAGGTTATTTGACGTCAGCTCTGCAAGATTTTAACATAAGTACTTTTTCTGAGCTAGATAGACTTTCCACATCAGAGGTTGTGATGTTTCTTGAGAGCTGTCAATTAGGGGATTATAGTTCAGGGGACTCTGTTTCTGAATGTTCTAGTAAAGGAACCctaaataaagaaatgaacaaagaattAAAGCCAAGTGAAATAGCaggagaaaaatacagaaagcaaCCCTGTGAGGAGGAAACACTTGGAACCTGTGAAGAGTGGATTGAACCAGAGGAAGAtgattatttgttaaaaaatacaaGTCAGCTCACTCAGTGttctttggaaactctgtctgAGGTTCTGACCAAGATTAGGCAAGAACTTCAAACAAATGCTGAAGATTGCAATGGTAAAGACACTGGCAGTTTATTGCtcttaaatataaataacaacaTGACCACTGAGAATTTAAGAGAGAAAAGTCCATTTCGGGAAACAACTGGCTCCTCATCACATGCTTCAGAGCCAGCCCCACAAACAGCTGCCTTGGACACTGAGGGCAGCTCTCCCATCGGCGGTAGGCCTCAGAATGAAAACACTGAGACCAGACCAGAGGCCAGTTCAGATGCAGGCGGGCAAACCGATGGTGGGAAAGAAGTCCTGCCAGAACCTGTGGAGCCATCAGCCTTGTGCTCTGACTCTGTAACAGAGCCATCGACAGAGCAAAGTTCTAATTGCGAGGCCGAAACAACATTTCAGTGTCAGATAGCAACAGTGACCTCAGAAGTTATAAATGTACTTATAAATAAGGATCAGAATCTAGTCATTGAAAAGGGGGACAACTGGACAATTATCAGCGGCGTAGCTGTCCTGCCACATGTGGACCAGGTCACACTGTGTGACTTTCCTGGAGACATCCCTATTTCTCAGGCTCAAGGAGAGCTGGAAGCCGGTTGCATCCCAGTGACTTCTGCTGAGAAGTCCCCAGAAGCCAGTCACACTGGCCCCGCATTACAGGAGGTTCCATGTGGCAATAATCTTTCATGTCCCCAAGAGGATGTTTCAAGCACTGGTCAGAGCACCAACTTTGATAAAAGTCGTTTGCGAAATAGACCCGTTAAGCCTAGTATATGGATTAGTTCTCAAATATATGATCAAAACTTTGAGACTCAGATTGTTGCGTCTGATCACACATATTATAACTCAAAACTAGAGCCATCTGGCAAAAATAAGAATCGATCAAAGATTTCAAACAAAGATCAGTCAAACAAGCCAGTAAAAACTTCAGCATCAAGCAGAGTTGAAACTCATCAGAGTGAAGTTGCTCAGTCATTTTCAGGGGAAAAAGCTAATACAAAAACTCAAAGAAGCCAAACTCAGACCATTTTAGCAAATGCTGATACATCCACTCCTACAGATTGCTCTCCTGACACTCTGAGTAAAATACGGCAAGAGGTGGGGCCTCCTTTGCCACCTCTGCTTGCTCCTCTGATAGCTACACCTCCAAGGACTTCACAGCCACTGTCTCCACTGATATCGAGTTCTAGTCCTTCCTCACCAACCTCTCCCGTCGGCCAGATTTCTCCCTTATGTGAAACTCCAGTGCCTCCTGTCATGTCTCCATGGCTAGAGGACCCGAGACGTGCCTCTCCTCCAGATCCTTCTCCATCTCCATCTGCTGTGTCAGCCAGTGAGAGGGTAGTGTCGTCTCCTCTGCAGTTCTGTGCGGCCACACCGAAGCACGCACTTCCTGTGCCTGGCCGACTCCCACCCTGTGCATCTGGCCATGCTGCTGTGGGAGGGCCTCAGGAGAATTCTGTGAAAATCCTTGACACCATGTACCCAGAGTTATCTGCCAGGGCCCGGACCCTCAACATCCTCAAAGGGAATATTCAACTCACACGAGGTCCATCTGCTGACTGTAAGAATTTACCAGGACCTGCCAGTGCTATGATAGGATTCAAAACTATCACTTCAGCAGCAACTGCTTTTGTCAAAACTGGGAGCAGCTCTGGTGGTGACTGTAACCAAGACAAGTCAAGAGATTTGGGGACTCAGCAGGATTCAGGTGGGAAAAGAACATTGTCAGCGTCTACACTGAGAAGTGCTAAAAGACTGCGCCTGGACACTGGGTCCCCAGAACCAGAAACCAGGGGAGTCACTGCAGAAGGAATCCACAAGAACCTCCCAGGGAACCTCCCTCCAGCTGAAATTGCAACAACAGATGCGGAAAGAAGTTGTTCTAGTCCAGCCATCAGTGCAGTTTCACAGTTGCCTTTAAACCCGAAAGAAACTGTGGAGTCCCATGATAAAGCCATAGCTAATGCCCTGAAGAAAATTGCAGAGTTTTCTTTTGATCTGTTACCTGTCATTCGTAGTCATGTATATGTGGGAAATATCTCCAAAAAGCCTGTAATGAGAGATCAAGAGAAAGAAGTTGTTTATGAATTTAGCACAACAAAAAAGGTATGTGGCTGCTCTTTTCTGAGTGCATTAAGGACTACATGTCCTCAAAGACAGATGCTGTTTACTGTCAGCAAAATGTGTAGATGACCATGGACAAAGGTTTTACTGCAAGGAT
The Macaca mulatta isolate MMU2019108-1 chromosome 6, T2T-MMU8v2.0, whole genome shotgun sequence DNA segment above includes these coding regions:
- the ICE1 gene encoding little elongation complex subunit 1; protein product: MMPGETHSAAPGTAADLSRCQGCASLQQNLNEYVEALITLKQKIINTDNLLTEYQKKCDELQFARRENSTLHHQVEEMLQKISPLQKCQEELGSLKAELEEKKSSLKLYQDTHQEYARVKEECLKSDAQKKKLEAKVKKLQEAAVKQTQDFKQLRNEKKILEKEFKKTQERLDEFSKQKNEKELRHIGTQISSDSYGSIDRRKVKLLLKELWLCVNTTHRLPGEGSRCIPEKPAKAITSSRVPGEDGTLPPTQGSPLRTSNVQTCLTKLSMEIKEDFLCQNVEKQSSSGTNCSSDHVFNENGNLEVLVQSHHDSGSTEFVDHDHFFDDDLQAAIDFFKLPPPLLSPVPSPPPMASPHPSSLPSSFAPETFFGEYADSSDNDSVQLRNSAESVSEDDTAESQNYFGSLRKNKGSGTWEEKPKSHEAIQALNTWEVNKVTTAGLETFTATLRESSATHSLVGEKHWTTASRSMSDRKRDILHETKTQMEVREMDKSVQTEKTVHKLTRGLCIERLSASPAQEKEAAPRKSELCSSHLGKRPLNELMESEGKTPLSKMIGSPKSEFTKWTRINEITSEPDCITVSGHFHGLSRELEKEKEDTQGFSLGESPESEDDDSGDAMDVAGLDFETSFSSSSTLVALSVGSNPQSSSRLDCGNDPDITTKVFSTEPPHSEHKLQTKTLNTLHLQSEPPECSIGRNTLENSLRALSPELGASNFNDQKSSGIEYAKVVKDLTKIHSLPRSVFMKATKDGQCESQDPRIELTLNKPDFTSLIGSQAALIKSGLGFVKSTSWHHSDLLRKGGEESLRAKSEHEQKTSQLQKAVPSLQNRGPTPKPSLKENNNPVEFKTTASVLPNQVSVITKQTRTEKVQSAKLEHLRPHRNEPTLVTENNGNKTGMSTIAECAGEGDDTTQNIREVAAVKSISPEVSASRRKLDFNCAGGSSPVENSDCSTNSRVSFSSENVLVQNQDIVREAAVQGDRQKQRQPQATDLDSSGTDGSEVPPATEVTMSGGFSVEKTSCGDTGRSGGEALAVVNDSTGTSQNANGLWKLKSTTPGGALLECFGTADTTVSSAFCQKEGETQDTSQSSLPGTLHCYTGIREGGDDTEVEESEAFSCSEGSEQQDAPDDSQKNSGDTDAGVAEVRPSLEVGYLTSALQDFNISTFSELDRLSTSEVVMFLESCQLGDYSSGDSVSECSSKGTLNKEMNKELKPSEIAGEKYRKQPCEEETLGTCEEWIEPEEDDYLLKNTSQLTQCSLETLSEVLTKIRQELQTNAEDCNGKDTGSLLLLNINNNMTTENLREKSPFRETTGSSSHASEPAPQTAALDTEGSSPIGGRPQNENTETRPEASSDAGGQTDGGKEVLPEPVEPSALCSDSVTEPSTEQSSNCEAETTFQCQIATVTSEVINVLINKDQNLVIEKGDNWTIISGVAVLPHVDQVTLCDFPGDIPISQAQGELEAGCIPVTSAEKSPEASHTGPALQEVPCGNNLSCPQEDVSSTGQSTNFDKSRLRNRPVKPSIWISSQIYDQNFETQIVASDHTYYNSKLEPSGKNKNRSKISNKDQSNKPVKTSASSRVETHQSEVAQSFSGEKANTKTQRSQTQTILANADTSTPTDCSPDTLSKIRQEVGPPLPPLLAPLIATPPRTSQPLSPLISSSSPSSPTSPVGQISPLCETPVPPVMSPWLEDPRRASPPDPSPSPSAVSASERVVSSPLQFCAATPKHALPVPGRLPPCASGHAAVGGPQENSVKILDTMYPELSARARTLNILKGNIQLTRGPSADCKNLPGPASAMIGFKTITSAATAFVKTGSSSGGDCNQDKSRDLGTQQDSGGKRTLSASTLRSAKRLRLDTGSPEPETRGVTAEGIHKNLPGNLPPAEIATTDAERSCSSPAISAVSQLPLNPKETVESHDKAIANALKKIAEFSFDLLPVIRSHVYVGNISKKPVMRDQEKEVVYEFSTTKKHLAECLLHSILSELKIQKISMDHNYIHALCRVYVGICRQLGDLERARLFCYSLLKEDFPESEKLTLFIANMWHDIFLSQSVINKAMQLVARQRAKGEVLNCLRAFLNWEKNAPVDVGFMVSKLLLTIQLCPKTEFQSSEKFGEDLSDNTWEYIFAIDLLCCHQKWIWTHDNIISKELWPVMDKWIKYRKGHANIAYTPDIIIASILRLIGRLGQLGLKEGFPSAVKNISSVIGMFIQHAHDEDIPWGIQLAAVYALCDLSPSNPAEISKILEAWRREASKSVPSAIVSCLEEVSALSTEELG